Below is a genomic region from Paenibacillus rhizovicinus.
TCGGCATGAAGCAAGATCATGTGCCGTTCCGAATCGCGCTTCAGCTGCTGGAGCCGAACGAGCGGCATGGCTGGCAGCTGCGGCCCGCGCTTCAGGACCGCGAGCAAGGCGGAGCATGGTTTACGCTGGCATTTGCTGCGGACGGTTATGGCAATGGCAGTGGTCATGACGCCCATCGCGGAAGCGGCGGAGACGGCGATGCCGAGGACGAAGTTAATGGCATCGCCGACAACGAGGTTTCGCGTTTCGTTCTTCCGGACGATGCTCCAGAGGAGTGGAGGGAACACTTCGCCGAACGGCTGGTCAAGGAAGAAGCCAAATGGGCGGCCGCTTTGGCGGATTGGGCGAAGCCCGTCGGCGTGAACGACGAGGGAAGCATCCAGAGTGAGATCATTACGGAACTTACGGATATGCAGGCGTGGGAGTTTCTCGAGCACGAGAGCGTCAAGCTGCTGGCTTCCGGCTGCTCCGTGCTGCTGCCGGGCTGGTGGGAGGCGGCGCGCAGCAAGAAGATGAAGCTGAAGGCGAAAGTGAAATCTTCCGTCGGCTCCGGGGAACAGTCGATGTTCGGCCTGGAGCAAATCGTCGATTTCGATTGGAAGCTTGCGGTCGGCAACGTGAACATGAGCGAAGCGGAATTCATGCAGCTGGCGGCACAGAACAAGCGGCTGATGCAAATCGGCGGCGAATGGGTTCACCTGGACCCGGGCGACATGGAACGTCTGCAGCGCTGGCTGAAGAAGAACGGCGGCAAGAAAGGCCTCACGATGCGGGACGTCTTCGAGATGCATCTGCGCGGCGGCACGGAGCTGGAACCGGAGAGCGAGATCGGCGATGCCCTCACCGCGGAAGTGGAGCTGAACGAGCATTTGACGGCTTGGATCGCGAAGCTGAACGAATCGAGCGAGCTGCCGCTCGTCGAGATCCCGGAAGCGTTCCACGGCGAACTGCGGCCTTACCAGCTGCAGGGCGTTTCGTGGCTCGCGTTCCTGCGCCGTTTCGGCCTTGGCGCTTGTTTGTCGGACGACATGGGCCTCGGCAAAACGATTCAGTTCACCGCGTACCTGCTCCATGTCATGGCGACGAGCGGTCTTGGTCCATCGCTGCTCATTTGCCCGACGTCGGTTATCGGCAACTGGGAGAAGGAGCTCGAACGGTTTGCGCCGGAAATTCGCGTTCTGGTGCATTACGGGCCGAAGCGCGCGCGGGGCGAAGAATTCGCGGCCGCGGTGGCGGAAGCGGATCTGGTCATCACGTCGTACACGCTCGCGCCGATCGACGAAGAAGATATGCAGCGCATTTCATGGGACGTTGTCTGCCTGGATGAGGCGCAGAACATCAAGAATTACTACACGAAGCAGTCGATATCGATCCGGAGCCTGCCGGCTAATCACCGGATCGCCTTGACGGGTACGCCGATGGAGAACCGGCTGACCGAGCTGTGGTCGCTGTACGATTTTACGAATCCGGGCTACTTGGGCAGCTTGAACGAATTCCGCAAAGCAGTCGTACTCCCGATCGAGAAGGATCGGGACGCGGAGCGGATCGCCGAGCTGCAGCGCTGGGTGAAGCCGTTCATGCTGCGCCGCCTGAAGAAGGATCCGGCGATTCAGCTTGCGCTGCCGGAGAAGAACGAGATGAACACGTACTTGTCGCTCACGGTCGAGCAGGGCACGCTGTACGAGAACATCGTGTCCGAACTGATGAACGGGCTCGAGAAAGCCGGCGGCTTGCAGCGCCGGGGCATGATTCTCTCCACGCTGACGCGGTTGAAGCAGGTTTGCGATCACCCGAGCTTGTTGTTGAAGGAAGACCGCATGCTGCCGGGTGCCTGGGATCCGGAGCGGTCCAACAAGGTGCTGCGTCTGCTGGAAATGGTGGAGGAGATCGCGGCCGAAGGCGAGCGCTGTTTGATTTTCACCCAGTACGTCGAAATGGGCTCGACCTTGAAGCGGCTGCTGGAAGAACGGATCGGCGTGCAGACGCCGTATCTCTATGGCGCCGTGCCCAAGGCGGAACGCGATGCGATGATCGAGTCGTTCCAGAACGAAGCCGAGCCCGGCTGCGCGTTCGTGCTGTCGCTGAAGGCGGGCGGCACGGGGCTCAATCTGACGGCGGCGAACCATGTCATCCATTTCGACCGGTGGTGGAATCCGGCGGTCGAGAACCAGGCGACGGACCGGGCGTTCCGGATCGGCCAGCGGCGCAACGTGCAAGTGCACAAGTACGTTACGCTGGGGACGCTGGAAGAGCGGATCGACGATATGATTTCGCGCAAGCAAATGCTGAACGACCAAGTCGTCAGCGGCTCGGAGAATTGGATCACGGAGCTGTCCACCGACGAATTGCGCGAGCTGTTCTCGCTGCGGAAGCATAGGTTGAAAGGGTAAGGTTCTAAGTAAGGTTCTAGTTAAGGCGCTAGGAATGGATTGGATTGGATTGGATTGGATTGGATTGGAATGGATTGGATTGGATTGGAATGGATTGGCGGTGGATAACCGCGATACGAGGAGGCGCAGGCAGATGGCGGATGAATCCACATACGAGCCGATAACGAGCGGCCGGACCGAGAACCGTCTACAGACGTCCGCCGGTCCGGCGTCAGGCGACCGTCTCCGAACGAACCCGGCCGGACAGTCCGGAGCCGCGGGGCAGGAGGCGTCCGATCGCGGATCCGACGAGGCGGAGGGCGGCCGGACTGGAGCCGTTTCGGACGACGACGGACTTCCCGCCATCGGGCCCGCGGGAGCAGCGCCGCAATGGCGTGACTTCTACCGCGCCATTCGGGATGCCGTTTCGGACATGCGTTCCGGAAAATAAGACTTTATGACATATCTTTTGGCGGTAGGTATTCCTTATAATGGGGAAAGGGATTAGAATCCTTTTCCTTATTTTTTTGCAGACTTAAATCCAAAGGAGCTGTAAACATGAAGTACACGTATTTGGGACGTTCGGGTTTGAAAGTCAGCCGTCTCTGTCTCGGCACGATGAATTTCGGCGTAGATACGGAAGAGAAGGAAGCCTTCAAAATCATGGATGCGGCGCTTGATGCCGGGATCAACTTTTTCGATACAGCGAACATTTACGGATGGGGCGAGAACGCCGGCCGCACCGAAGAAATTATCGGCCGTTGGTTTAAGCAGGGCGGCGGACGCCGCGAGCGCACGGTTCTGGCGACGAAATTCTATGGCGATATGAGCGACAAGACGGATGGTCCTAACCGTGACGGCGGTCTCTCGGCGTACAAGCTTCGCCGTCATTTGGAAGGCTCGCTTGCGCGGTTGCAAACGGATCACATCGAGCTGTACCAAATGCATCACGTCGACCGCAACGTGAGCTGGGACGAGCTGTGGAACGCATTCCAAGCGGCGCAGACGCAAGGCAAGATCGGCTATGTCGGCGCCAGCAACTTCGCGGGCTGGGACCTTGCCGTCGCGCAAGGCGAAGCGAAAGCGCGCGGCGTACTCGGCCTTGTTTCCGAACAACATAAATATAACCTGCTTTGCCGCTTGCCGGAATTAGAAGTGCTGCCGGCAGCCCAAGGCCTGGGCATCGGCGTTATTCCTTGGAGTCCGCTGGACGGCGGCCTGCTCGCAGGCAACATCAAACGCGGCGGCGGCGGCAAACGGAGCGGCGACGTATCGCGCTTCGACAAGCATGCGGCGCAGCTGGAAGCCTATGCGAAGCTGTGCGACGAGCTCGGCGAACGCGAGGATGTCGTTTCGCTGGCTTGGCTGATCGCCAATCCGGCCGTAACCGCACCGATTATCGGCGTTCGGACGCTGGAGCAGTTCGAACGTTCCCTGCGCACGGTGGAAGTAGAGCTTGACCAAGCGACCCTGGCGCGGATCGACGAGATTTTCCCAGGACCTGGCGGAGAAGCGCCTCGCGCCTACGCTTGGTAGTCGTCCACACGTTAAGCATGCCGACATAGAGGTTGCTATTCTCTGATTCAAAAACGCCGCCCACGGGAGATTCGCCTCCTGTGGGCCGTTTATATTTTCCCCCGGCTGACATCTCCGTCGAAAAGTCGCCCGCGCTCGTGGTAATTTCGACCTCCTGTCTTGTTCCATCTCCTTCTATAATGTAAGGAACGCATGTCAACCATTACGGCCAGAACGGGAGGGCTTTTCATGAAGAAAGGGTTAGCGGTCGTTGCAACGACATGGATGTCGGCATCACTTGTTCTCTCTGCTTGCGGTTCCTCCACGAACGATACCAACCATTCGACGAACGATACATCGACGGCGGCGGATTCGAATGCCAAGGACGCGCCTCCGGCCAAGGACGTGACTTTGTCGCTCCGACATACGCAAATCAAGGAAACGAGCAAGGTTCGTTTGAAAATCCTCCAAGACGTCGTCGCGAAGACGGTGGAGGAGAATCCCGGTCTCAAGATCAATTTGGAAGGCATCGACGAAGTCGTCAACCGCGACCAGAAGCTGAAAGCGGAAATGGCGGCAGGCAATCCGCCGGATATTTTCGAAGTGTTCGGCGGCGCGGACTTGAACTTGTACGTCAAGGCGGGGCGCATGCTCGACCTGACGCCGATGATCGAGGAGCTGGGCATCAAGGACAAATTCGCCAGCTTGGACGAATTCACCATCGACGGCAAAGTGTACGGTCTGCCGTTCGGAGGCTACAGCGAAGGCATTTTCTACAACAAGAAAATGTTCGCGGACATGGGACTCTCCATCCCGAGAACTTTCGACGAGCTGCTGAAGCTGTCCGATTCGATCAGAGCGAAAGGCAAAACGCCGTTTGCGCTGGCCGCGAAGGACGCTTGGGTCAACGGCATGCTCTGGAATACGGTCATGGAGCGCCATGTCGGCATCAAAGGCTTTGAAGGGCTCGTCTCGGGCGCAGCCAAGTGGACCGATCCTGATTTCGTCGCCGGATTCAGCGACTATTACAAGCTGGTGGATAACGATTACTTTACGAAGGGCGCGCTCGGCCTGGCTTATGCGGAGCAAGGCGCGAAGTTCCTTAAAGGCGATGCAGCGATGGTGTTCACGGGCACGTGGGACGTGAACCGCTTCACGGGCGACGAAGCCGGCGATCTGAATGGCAAGATCGGCTATTTCTCCTTCCCTTCCATTGAGGGCGGCAAAGGCGACCAGACGTCGATCAATGCGAGCTACTCCAACGGCTTCGGCTTCTCGTCCAGCCTGTCGGATGACCAGAAAGCGATGGTCAAGGCGTTTGTCCGCAACTTCTTTAACGAAGAGATTCAGAAACGAACGCTGCTGGAGGACAAAGTGCTGCCGTCCATGAAGCTGTCCGACCTGTCCGGCGTAGATCCGCTCATCTCCGAAGTGCTGCAGGTGATGTCGGGCGCATCGTCCTCCTGGAAAGCGTTCGACGCCATCGTGCAGCCGAGCGTAGGCGCCGATGTGGGCGTGGGCCTGCAGGAGCTGATCGGCAAAGTGAAGCAGCCGGAAGCCGTAGCCAAGGAAATCCAGGCGTCCCAAGACAAAGCGAACGCGCAGAAATAAGCGGTCGCCTCTACCGCCTTATCGATAGCAAGCAGCTTACCAGTAACTGCGCCGGTCTTGTTCGCCGCCGATTTCCAGGAGGTCCCTATCATGATCAATGCGCTCCGTAATCCATGGACCTATATCGCATTCGTCGTTCCGACACTGGTGCTGTACATGCTGTTTTTCATCTATCCCGTCGTCGTCTCCTTCATTTATGGCCTGTATCAATGGGACGGCGTGTCGCAGAAGGCGTTCGTCGGCATCGATAACTTCAAGCGGCTGCTGCACGATTCGACCTTCCTGAAGGCGCTAGGCAATAACATGTATTTCATGGCTTTCTCGCTGATCGTCAACATTCCGCTCGTGCTTCTGATTTCGATCGTCATCAGCAAGGTCAGACGATTGCGCGGTTTCTATAAATCGGCGGTGTTCGTCCCTGTCGTCATCTCGACGGCTACCGTCGCGATTCTGTTCGGCGTTCTATACGACTACGAATCCGGGTTGTTTAACCATGTGCTTCGCGCGATCGGCGGCGACGGCTGGGCCAGAGAATGGCTCTCGAAGCCGAAGCTGGCGATGCTGTCCATTCTGATTGCGAACGCTTGGCAAAATATCGGATTCTTCATCGTGCTCTGCCTGGCTGCCGTTCTGAACGTACCAAAGGAGATCGCCGATGCGGCCAAGATCGACGGCGTCAACGGCTGGAACGAAACCTGGCTCGTGACGCTGCCGCTAATCCGGCCGATTCTGTTCGTCATGCTGCTGCTGACGGTATCCGGAACGCTGAAGGTGCTTGATATCGTTCAAATCATGACCAATGGCGGACCGTTTCGATCCACGGAAGTCATGTCCACGTACATGCTTAAGGTAGGCTTCCGCTCCTTGGAACTGGGGTACGGCAGCGCGATCGGCGTCGCCATGTTCGTGATCACGCTGCTGATGTCCGGCATCCTGCAGCGAATCGCGCGATCGGAGGAGGTGCAGTACTGATGGTTCGCATGCTGCAATCCTCTTCCCGGATGGAGTCTGAAGGTGGAGTTCATACACGTCGAGGCCGCAGCCCGGGCAGTCAATGGCCGATGCATCTGCTGCTAGGGGCGTATGTCGTCGTCATGCTGTTTCCGCTCATGTGGCTTCTCTTGTCCTCCTTCAAAACAAACCGGGAAATTACCGTCCGAACATGGTCGCTGCCATCGCATTTCAATTTCGGGAATTACAAGGCCGCTTGGGAGACCGCCCACATCGGCAGTTACGCGCTGAACAGTCTTTACGTGACGCTGGCCGCCTGCTTCTTAACGCTGCTGCTGTCGTCGGCGACCGCGTTCGCGCTGTCCCGGATGAAATACAAGGGACTCAGCAAGAAAATACACGCTTTTATCCTCATGGGGCTCATCGTGCCGCCAAGCGCGGTGTTCATACCGCTCTATCAACTCGTAACGGATGTTCATCTCATCAATACGCTTCGATCGCTTATTTTGGTATACTGCACCTATGCGCTGCCGATTACGATTTTTATCCTTCACGCCTTCATGCAGTCCATTCCGCTAGAGTTGGAAGAGGCGGGGATTATAGACGGGCTCGGCGCTGCAGGCCTATTTGCCAGAATCGTTCTTCCGGTTACCGTTCCGGCGCTAGTCACCGTGTTCATTCTCTCGTTCATCGGCAACTGGAACGAATATATTATCTCTCAGCTGTTCGTGACCTCGGATTCGCTGCGCACGCTGCCGACGGGGATGGCGACGTTCAACGACGGCTATCGGACCAATTTCTCGTCTCTGTCCGCGGCAGTGATCATGAGCATTATTCCGGTACTGGCCGTGTATATGTTTCTGCAGCGCCGAATTATAGACGGCATGACCGCGGGGGGCGTCAAAGGCTAGCTTTGCGCGCTCAGAAGGCGCGCGAATAGACGTCCGCGGCCCGCTCGCCATGCGAAATATCCGCACATCCTACAAGGAGCCTTCGCCAATGAATCTGCGCCCTAAGCTGCTGCTAGCCTTCATTTCGCTGATTGTCATCCCGCTGATCGGGCTGGGCATAGCCTCCTTTCTGAATTCGGAACGTTTGCTGGAGAAGAAATACAGCGAGCAGACCGAGATCACGCTCAAGGCGGTCGGCGGCAATATCCGCTATTTCTTTCGCGAGCTGGATCAGTTGACGGATACCAGCGTTACGAACCCGAGCGTCCAAGAGGCGCTGCGCAGCTCCCGCGACTCCGTCAACGACGCCAGCCGGCTCATCGCAATCAGCCAATACGAGAAATCGCTGGGCAAGATCTTGTTTCAGAACCCGGCTCTCAGCATGGTCGTGCTGTATGGCAAGGACGGCACGATGTTCCGTTCGTATCGCAACGATCCGACGACTTTTAAGCCGATTCCCTATGATTTGCTGCAAAGCCACTCCGTTTATGCCGAAATTATCAGGCTTGCCGGCCGTCCGCTCTGGATTGGTCCTTATGAGCAGGCGGAGCTGACGGGCACGGACGCGGCGCTGTTCACGCAGATGCGGCTCGTGAAAGATATCGATACGCTGAACGATTCCGGAATCATGGTCACGCAGGTGAAGTCGGACGAGGTCGACAGCATGCTGCAGGACTTCACGCTGACCGGCGAACAGCAGACGCAGACGCGTTATCTCATCATCGATCATGACGGGCTTGTCATGATGGACAGCCGGCATGAGCTCGACGGACGCAAGGCCGGAGACGAGACGAAGCTGGATTTGCAAGCTACGGAACGGTACGCCAGCTACCACGGGAAGTTCGGCCATGAGGATTCGCTCATTTCCGCTTATAACTTGGACAGGAGCGGGTGGGTGCTCGTTTCCGTAAAATCATGGCAGTCCTTGACGAGCGAGAACGTCCGCTTCATTCAATGGATCGGCGGCATCACGCTGCTTTGTCTCGTTTTCGCGGTGCTGTTCAATATTTTCTTCGTCAGCCGGGTCGCCAAAGCGATTATCCGCGTCGTCCGCAAAATGCGCCTTGTGGAGCAGGGGGTGCTCGACATCCGCGTGCCTGCCAAAGGCAAGGACGAAACCGTGCTGCTCGCGCGCAGCTTCAACAGCATGGTCGACACGATCGGCGGCCTGCTCACCGAAGTGCGTACGGAACAAGAGCGCAAGCAGCGGGCCGAGATGATGCTCATGCAGGCGCAGATCAAACCGCATTTTCTCTTCAATACGCTGGAATCGATCAACGCGATGGCGGCTCAGAACGAAGGCGGCAAAATCATGGCCATGGTGCGCCGGCTCAGCATCTTGCTGCGCACGAGCATGCACCATTCCGAGATTATTACGATTCGCCAGGAAGTCGAGCATGTGCGCAGCTACCTGGACATTCAGAAGTATCGCTTCGAGGACGTGTTCAGCTACGAGCTGGATATAACCGACGAGGCGCTGGACTGCACGATTCTGAAGCTGACGCTGCAGCCGCTGGTGGAGAACAGCATCCAGCACGGTTTCGAAGGGCTGCCGTACAGCGGAACGATCCGCATTGCCATTACGGCTTTGGAAGACGAGCTTGTGTTCTGCATCGCCGATAACGGCATTGGCATGGATCCGAACGCGCTGAGACGAATTAACGGTCTGTCGCATGTTCGGGAGCGCGACCTGGATGCGAACGATGCAGGGCTGGGAGAACGCCGGGGCATGGGGCTGCATAACGTCGCGGACCGGCTGCGGATCCATTATGGACCCAAATACGGCTTGCGGCTGTGCTCCGCGGCGGGACATGGGACGGTTATCCGGATCAACATTCCGAAGCAGAGGTGAGGACCTTGAACTTGAACGGCAAAGTACTGCTCGTCGACGATGAGCAACACATCACGCGTAATTTGGAGAAGGTCATTCCTTGGAGCATGCTCGGTCTTACCATTGCCGGCACGGCGAAGAATGGCGTCGAGGCGCTGGAGCTGATGATGTCCGAGGAGCCGGATCTTGTTTTATGCGATATTCGGATGCCCGTCATGGACGGCTTGGAACTGGTTCGGATTATCCGGGAGCGCGGCATAGCGTGCGACATCATCATGCTGTCGGGCTATCAGGACTTCTCGTATACGCGATCGGCGATTCAATACGGGGTCAAAGATTACATACTGAAGCCGATTCCTTACGATGAGCTGACCGGCGTCATAGCGCGCGTCACGTCGGAACGCCGCAACAAGCATGCACTCGAGAAG
It encodes:
- a CDS encoding DEAD/DEAH box helicase produces the protein MRGYTGAETIVVDGFWKEGEGIVLAAAHAAGLTIRLRRLLFAWHEASWYGAEIEESNNERLKQTEMVLTPAIAMDYLSSPEPVRLLQVEWTERLQRLSELGVLLRQALMNGWYTPDWSRWQPDARAWRLELPQGEPATLAAWRQLVPQLEANGDAAAVQGWLGGIVEELIAANPAAGEAWRGAAEAAGESALVMKAVDEDDWLVSIGMKQDHVPFRIALQLLEPNERHGWQLRPALQDREQGGAWFTLAFAADGYGNGSGHDAHRGSGGDGDAEDEVNGIADNEVSRFVLPDDAPEEWREHFAERLVKEEAKWAAALADWAKPVGVNDEGSIQSEIITELTDMQAWEFLEHESVKLLASGCSVLLPGWWEAARSKKMKLKAKVKSSVGSGEQSMFGLEQIVDFDWKLAVGNVNMSEAEFMQLAAQNKRLMQIGGEWVHLDPGDMERLQRWLKKNGGKKGLTMRDVFEMHLRGGTELEPESEIGDALTAEVELNEHLTAWIAKLNESSELPLVEIPEAFHGELRPYQLQGVSWLAFLRRFGLGACLSDDMGLGKTIQFTAYLLHVMATSGLGPSLLICPTSVIGNWEKELERFAPEIRVLVHYGPKRARGEEFAAAVAEADLVITSYTLAPIDEEDMQRISWDVVCLDEAQNIKNYYTKQSISIRSLPANHRIALTGTPMENRLTELWSLYDFTNPGYLGSLNEFRKAVVLPIEKDRDAERIAELQRWVKPFMLRRLKKDPAIQLALPEKNEMNTYLSLTVEQGTLYENIVSELMNGLEKAGGLQRRGMILSTLTRLKQVCDHPSLLLKEDRMLPGAWDPERSNKVLRLLEMVEEIAAEGERCLIFTQYVEMGSTLKRLLEERIGVQTPYLYGAVPKAERDAMIESFQNEAEPGCAFVLSLKAGGTGLNLTAANHVIHFDRWWNPAVENQATDRAFRIGQRRNVQVHKYVTLGTLEERIDDMISRKQMLNDQVVSGSENWITELSTDELRELFSLRKHRLKG
- a CDS encoding aldo/keto reductase — translated: MKYTYLGRSGLKVSRLCLGTMNFGVDTEEKEAFKIMDAALDAGINFFDTANIYGWGENAGRTEEIIGRWFKQGGGRRERTVLATKFYGDMSDKTDGPNRDGGLSAYKLRRHLEGSLARLQTDHIELYQMHHVDRNVSWDELWNAFQAAQTQGKIGYVGASNFAGWDLAVAQGEAKARGVLGLVSEQHKYNLLCRLPELEVLPAAQGLGIGVIPWSPLDGGLLAGNIKRGGGGKRSGDVSRFDKHAAQLEAYAKLCDELGEREDVVSLAWLIANPAVTAPIIGVRTLEQFERSLRTVEVELDQATLARIDEIFPGPGGEAPRAYAW
- a CDS encoding ABC transporter substrate-binding protein codes for the protein MKKGLAVVATTWMSASLVLSACGSSTNDTNHSTNDTSTAADSNAKDAPPAKDVTLSLRHTQIKETSKVRLKILQDVVAKTVEENPGLKINLEGIDEVVNRDQKLKAEMAAGNPPDIFEVFGGADLNLYVKAGRMLDLTPMIEELGIKDKFASLDEFTIDGKVYGLPFGGYSEGIFYNKKMFADMGLSIPRTFDELLKLSDSIRAKGKTPFALAAKDAWVNGMLWNTVMERHVGIKGFEGLVSGAAKWTDPDFVAGFSDYYKLVDNDYFTKGALGLAYAEQGAKFLKGDAAMVFTGTWDVNRFTGDEAGDLNGKIGYFSFPSIEGGKGDQTSINASYSNGFGFSSSLSDDQKAMVKAFVRNFFNEEIQKRTLLEDKVLPSMKLSDLSGVDPLISEVLQVMSGASSSWKAFDAIVQPSVGADVGVGLQELIGKVKQPEAVAKEIQASQDKANAQK
- a CDS encoding carbohydrate ABC transporter permease is translated as MINALRNPWTYIAFVVPTLVLYMLFFIYPVVVSFIYGLYQWDGVSQKAFVGIDNFKRLLHDSTFLKALGNNMYFMAFSLIVNIPLVLLISIVISKVRRLRGFYKSAVFVPVVISTATVAILFGVLYDYESGLFNHVLRAIGGDGWAREWLSKPKLAMLSILIANAWQNIGFFIVLCLAAVLNVPKEIADAAKIDGVNGWNETWLVTLPLIRPILFVMLLLTVSGTLKVLDIVQIMTNGGPFRSTEVMSTYMLKVGFRSLELGYGSAIGVAMFVITLLMSGILQRIARSEEVQY
- a CDS encoding carbohydrate ABC transporter permease, yielding MVRMLQSSSRMESEGGVHTRRGRSPGSQWPMHLLLGAYVVVMLFPLMWLLLSSFKTNREITVRTWSLPSHFNFGNYKAAWETAHIGSYALNSLYVTLAACFLTLLLSSATAFALSRMKYKGLSKKIHAFILMGLIVPPSAVFIPLYQLVTDVHLINTLRSLILVYCTYALPITIFILHAFMQSIPLELEEAGIIDGLGAAGLFARIVLPVTVPALVTVFILSFIGNWNEYIISQLFVTSDSLRTLPTGMATFNDGYRTNFSSLSAAVIMSIIPVLAVYMFLQRRIIDGMTAGGVKG
- a CDS encoding cache domain-containing sensor histidine kinase, which encodes MNLRPKLLLAFISLIVIPLIGLGIASFLNSERLLEKKYSEQTEITLKAVGGNIRYFFRELDQLTDTSVTNPSVQEALRSSRDSVNDASRLIAISQYEKSLGKILFQNPALSMVVLYGKDGTMFRSYRNDPTTFKPIPYDLLQSHSVYAEIIRLAGRPLWIGPYEQAELTGTDAALFTQMRLVKDIDTLNDSGIMVTQVKSDEVDSMLQDFTLTGEQQTQTRYLIIDHDGLVMMDSRHELDGRKAGDETKLDLQATERYASYHGKFGHEDSLISAYNLDRSGWVLVSVKSWQSLTSENVRFIQWIGGITLLCLVFAVLFNIFFVSRVAKAIIRVVRKMRLVEQGVLDIRVPAKGKDETVLLARSFNSMVDTIGGLLTEVRTEQERKQRAEMMLMQAQIKPHFLFNTLESINAMAAQNEGGKIMAMVRRLSILLRTSMHHSEIITIRQEVEHVRSYLDIQKYRFEDVFSYELDITDEALDCTILKLTLQPLVENSIQHGFEGLPYSGTIRIAITALEDELVFCIADNGIGMDPNALRRINGLSHVRERDLDANDAGLGERRGMGLHNVADRLRIHYGPKYGLRLCSAAGHGTVIRINIPKQR